In one Polaribacter sp. ALD11 genomic region, the following are encoded:
- a CDS encoding OsmC family protein — translation MANNIVTTVWTEKSQFETDNPSGSKLTMFDKSQDNGDVVGFAPKALMLSSLAGCSGLDVVSLLEKMRAEVADFKIEVTAELTDEHPKFYNKVKVDYHFSDSELQPEKIQKAVNLSVTKYCGVMEMFRQFADVEIEIHLHTI, via the coding sequence ATGGCTAATAATATCGTTACCACAGTTTGGACAGAAAAATCGCAATTTGAAACTGACAACCCAAGTGGAAGTAAACTTACAATGTTTGATAAATCTCAAGACAATGGAGATGTTGTTGGTTTTGCTCCTAAAGCTTTAATGCTTTCTTCTTTGGCAGGTTGCTCTGGTTTAGACGTAGTTTCTTTATTAGAAAAAATGCGTGCAGAAGTTGCCGATTTTAAAATTGAAGTTACTGCAGAATTAACTGATGAACACCCTAAGTTTTACAATAAAGTAAAAGTAGATTATCATTTTTCTGACAGTGAATTACAACCAGAAAAAATACAAAAAGCAGTGAATTTATCAGTTACAAAATATTGCGGAGTGATGGAAATGTTTCGTCAGTTTGCAGATGTAGAAATCGAAATTCATTTGCATACAATTTAA
- a CDS encoding aldehyde dehydrogenase: MIATAEELIIKYIAGHRTFFSTQKTKDIDFRLTQLRTLKKAILQHQEKIENALWEDLHKSAEEAYLTEISIVTGEIDNHIKHLKRWASPKKVSTPIHLFPSSSKVLYEPLGTALIVAPWNYPFQLLINSLVGAISAGCCSVLKPSPDTPTVAKVMENMISENFESDYISVVQGGRETNTILFAQNFDIIFFTGSPKVGKVVMKAAAENLTPVVLELGGKSPCIVDADANIEIAAKRITWGKLINAGQTCIAPDYLFAHESIKEELLDKIAKNIKLMYGDTIKESRFYPRIVNEKAVERLSGLLSEGKIHTGGEIDIKEKFVAPTIIDNVQPNFLVMQEEIFGPILPVMSFNHIDEAISYINKNEKPLAFYYFGKNKKAKDVLAKTTSGGACVNDTLMHISNHNLPFGGVGNSGMGNYHGQESFLVFSNKRAVVTTPTWMDLPLKYVPFKYFKLIKKIL, translated from the coding sequence ATGATAGCTACAGCAGAAGAGTTAATTATTAAATATATTGCAGGTCATCGTACATTTTTTTCGACACAAAAGACGAAAGATATCGACTTTCGATTAACGCAGCTTCGTACGTTGAAAAAAGCAATTCTTCAACATCAAGAAAAAATAGAAAATGCTTTATGGGAAGATTTACACAAATCTGCGGAAGAAGCATACTTAACTGAAATTAGTATTGTTACTGGTGAAATAGACAATCATATCAAGCATTTAAAGAGATGGGCATCACCCAAAAAAGTGTCAACACCTATTCATTTATTTCCCTCCTCTAGTAAAGTATTGTATGAACCTCTAGGTACTGCATTAATAGTTGCTCCTTGGAATTACCCGTTTCAATTACTAATAAATTCTCTTGTTGGAGCTATTTCTGCAGGATGTTGTAGTGTGCTAAAACCATCACCAGATACGCCAACCGTTGCTAAGGTAATGGAGAATATGATTTCAGAAAATTTTGAATCAGATTATATTAGTGTGGTTCAAGGAGGAAGAGAAACCAATACAATATTATTTGCACAGAATTTTGATATCATTTTCTTTACAGGAAGCCCTAAAGTTGGTAAAGTAGTAATGAAAGCAGCAGCCGAAAATCTAACACCTGTCGTTTTAGAATTGGGTGGGAAAAGTCCGTGTATTGTTGATGCTGATGCAAATATAGAGATAGCTGCTAAACGAATTACTTGGGGTAAATTAATTAATGCAGGTCAAACTTGCATTGCCCCAGATTATCTTTTTGCTCATGAGTCTATTAAAGAAGAATTATTAGACAAAATTGCCAAGAATATAAAACTGATGTATGGTGATACTATAAAGGAAAGTCGTTTTTATCCTCGTATTGTAAATGAAAAAGCTGTAGAACGCTTGAGTGGTTTGTTAAGTGAAGGGAAAATACACACTGGTGGTGAGATTGATATAAAAGAAAAATTTGTTGCGCCAACTATCATAGATAATGTTCAGCCTAATTTTTTGGTAATGCAAGAAGAAATCTTCGGACCTATCTTACCGGTAATGAGTTTTAATCATATCGATGAAGCAATTAGTTACATTAATAAGAATGAAAAACCTTTGGCTTTTTATTATTTTGGAAAAAACAAAAAAGCAAAAGACGTTTTAGCAAAAACGACATCTGGTGGAGCCTGTGTGAATGACACATTAATGCATATAAGCAATCATAATTTGCCATTTGGAGGTGTAGGAAATAGCGGAATGGGAAATTATCACGGACAAGAAAGTTTTTTAGTTTTTAGTAATAAAAGAGCAGTAGTAACAACGCCAACATGGATGGATCTGCCATTAAAATACGTGCCTTTTAAGTATTTCAAATTAATTAAGAAAATTCTTTAA
- a CDS encoding SDR family oxidoreductase, which translates to MKLMKGKTVLITGGASGIGKIMVRLFLEREAKVIIWDINGSKIDETILELAGKGDVLGFTIDVSDIDQIKETALKVKQEIGGVDVLINNAGIVAGKYFHEHTTLDILKTMEINANAPMFITKEFLSGMLDKNSGQICNIASSGGLISNPKMSVYAASKWSLIGWSDSLRIEMKQLKKNISVTTIMPYYINTRMFDGVKSKIPILEPESAALTIVKAIERKKRMVTIPGYLYRFTRLGQGFMSIDVFDWFAGKVLGIYKTMEHFTGRKK; encoded by the coding sequence ATGAAACTAATGAAAGGTAAAACAGTTCTAATAACAGGTGGAGCGTCTGGTATTGGTAAAATTATGGTTCGTTTATTTTTAGAACGTGAAGCCAAAGTTATTATTTGGGATATTAATGGATCAAAAATTGATGAAACCATTTTAGAATTAGCTGGCAAAGGTGATGTTCTAGGGTTTACTATTGATGTTTCTGATATTGATCAAATAAAAGAAACAGCTTTAAAAGTAAAACAAGAAATAGGGGGCGTGGATGTGCTTATAAATAATGCGGGTATTGTTGCAGGAAAATACTTCCATGAACATACCACATTAGACATTCTCAAAACAATGGAAATTAATGCGAATGCGCCCATGTTTATTACCAAAGAATTTTTGAGTGGTATGCTAGACAAAAATTCTGGACAGATCTGTAATATTGCTTCTTCTGGTGGTTTAATTTCTAACCCTAAAATGTCGGTGTATGCGGCAAGTAAATGGTCTTTAATTGGTTGGTCAGATAGTTTACGCATCGAGATGAAACAGTTAAAAAAGAACATCAGCGTAACTACCATAATGCCATACTATATCAATACCAGAATGTTTGATGGGGTAAAATCTAAAATACCAATTCTAGAACCAGAATCTGCCGCACTTACTATTGTAAAAGCAATAGAACGAAAGAAGAGGATGGTAACAATTCCAGGTTATTTGTACAGATTTACAAGATTAGGACAAGGTTTTATGTCCATTGATGTTTTTGATTGGTTTGCAGGAAAAGTATTAGGAATTTATAAAACGATGGAACATTTCACAGGTCGTAAAAAATAA
- the recJ gene encoding single-stranded-DNA-specific exonuclease RecJ: MRWTLKPAPNREKAEKLAEDLQVDIAIAEILCQRNIETFEAAKSFFRPSLEEIHDPFLMKDMDLAVERIETAIANNENILVFGDYDVDGTTAVSLVASYLKTIHPNIATYIPDRYAEGYGVSYMGIDFAHDNDFSLIIALDCGIKAIEKVAYAKEKSVDFIICDHHKPGKEIPKAVAVLNAKRDDCTYPFDELCGCGVGFKLIQALGVSRNQTIAYFMPYLDLVATAIAADIVPMNGENRVLAYYGLQVINENPRNGIKAIIHQTKKTELTITDVVFIIAPRINAAGRMKHGNYAVQLLTEMDFDAAVEFAAAIEIFNADRKDLDKKITNEALIQIIDNNEEQGFSTVVFQEDWHKGVIGIVASRLIEKHYRPTLVFTKSGDKLAASARSVKGFDVYNALEACSEFIEQFGGHKYAAGLTLLPENYENFKKKFEEVVERTIDKELLTPEISVDAEIHLSEITPKFFRIIQLMAPFGPMNMKPTFKSVCVRDNGYGKQVGADKTHLKLNVFQGDNKQTFNSIGFNLGDKMGLVQNDFDIVYALDENEWNGRKTIQLLLKDLK, from the coding sequence ATGAGATGGACTTTAAAACCAGCACCAAATAGAGAAAAAGCAGAAAAATTAGCAGAAGACTTACAAGTAGATATCGCGATCGCTGAAATACTTTGTCAGAGAAATATTGAAACTTTTGAAGCTGCAAAAAGCTTTTTTAGACCAAGTTTAGAGGAAATTCACGATCCTTTTTTAATGAAGGATATGGATCTTGCAGTTGAAAGAATTGAAACTGCTATTGCGAACAACGAAAATATTTTAGTTTTTGGCGATTATGATGTAGATGGAACCACTGCCGTTTCTTTAGTTGCGTCATATTTAAAAACGATTCACCCTAATATTGCAACTTATATTCCAGATAGATATGCAGAAGGCTATGGTGTTTCTTATATGGGAATTGACTTTGCACATGACAATGATTTTTCATTAATAATTGCGCTAGATTGCGGTATAAAAGCGATTGAAAAAGTAGCGTATGCAAAAGAGAAGAGTGTAGATTTTATTATTTGCGATCATCATAAACCAGGTAAAGAAATACCAAAAGCAGTGGCTGTTTTAAATGCTAAAAGAGATGATTGTACGTATCCTTTTGATGAACTTTGTGGTTGTGGCGTTGGTTTTAAACTGATTCAAGCTTTAGGAGTTTCTAGAAACCAAACTATAGCATATTTTATGCCATATTTAGATTTGGTAGCCACTGCAATTGCTGCAGATATTGTACCAATGAATGGAGAAAATAGAGTTTTAGCGTATTATGGTTTGCAAGTGATTAACGAGAATCCTAGAAACGGAATTAAAGCCATTATTCATCAAACGAAAAAAACAGAGCTCACAATAACCGATGTCGTTTTTATAATTGCACCAAGAATAAATGCTGCAGGAAGAATGAAACATGGTAATTATGCGGTTCAACTTTTAACAGAAATGGATTTTGATGCGGCCGTAGAGTTTGCTGCAGCAATAGAAATTTTTAATGCTGATAGAAAAGACTTAGACAAAAAAATTACAAATGAAGCTTTAATTCAGATTATTGATAACAATGAAGAACAAGGCTTCTCTACAGTGGTGTTTCAAGAAGATTGGCACAAAGGAGTTATTGGTATTGTGGCTTCTAGATTAATCGAAAAACACTACAGACCTACGTTAGTCTTTACAAAAAGTGGTGATAAATTAGCGGCTTCTGCTCGTTCTGTAAAAGGGTTTGATGTCTATAATGCCTTAGAAGCTTGTAGCGAATTCATAGAACAATTTGGCGGACATAAATATGCTGCTGGTTTAACCTTATTACCAGAAAATTACGAAAATTTTAAAAAGAAGTTCGAGGAAGTTGTAGAAAGAACCATCGATAAAGAATTATTGACTCCAGAAATTTCCGTGGATGCAGAAATACATCTATCTGAAATTACCCCTAAGTTTTTTAGAATTATTCAGCTAATGGCGCCTTTTGGTCCTATGAATATGAAACCTACTTTTAAATCTGTTTGTGTAAGAGATAATGGGTATGGCAAACAAGTTGGCGCAGACAAAACACATTTAAAACTAAATGTTTTTCAAGGAGATAACAAACAAACGTTTAATTCTATTGGGTTTAATTTAGGCGATAAAATGGGCTTGGTTCAAAATGATTTTGATATTGTCTATGCTTTAGATGAGAACGAATGGAACGGTCGAAAAACGATTCAATTGTTGTTGAAGGATTTGAAATAA
- a CDS encoding Crp/Fnr family transcriptional regulator: MNPKFKNIYQVISSYIEISDEEWAYYSSMLQVKVIRKKSIVLSEGNICKEIFFINKGLLRIFFVDNNGEEKTFHFALENTFATDYKSFLKELPSNYLIQAMEDTEVAIMSLEMVQLGYNKLKHGEKLGRLLAEDYFFMFNDKIQAIYTQTPLERYNNLTTSFPEIFQRVPQHLIASYLNISSVHLSRLKNSD; the protein is encoded by the coding sequence ATGAACCCTAAATTCAAAAATATATATCAAGTTATCTCTAGTTATATTGAAATTAGTGATGAAGAATGGGCTTATTATTCTTCGATGTTACAGGTAAAAGTAATTAGAAAAAAGAGCATTGTTCTTAGTGAAGGAAATATTTGTAAAGAGATTTTTTTTATAAATAAAGGATTGTTACGAATTTTTTTTGTGGATAATAACGGAGAGGAAAAAACCTTTCATTTCGCTTTAGAAAATACATTTGCTACAGATTATAAGAGTTTTCTAAAGGAATTACCGTCAAACTATTTAATTCAGGCAATGGAAGATACCGAAGTTGCAATAATGTCACTTGAGATGGTGCAGCTTGGTTATAATAAATTGAAGCATGGCGAAAAACTTGGAAGACTCTTAGCGGAAGATTATTTTTTTATGTTTAATGACAAAATTCAGGCGATATATACGCAAACTCCACTAGAACGATATAATAATTTAACGACTAGCTTTCCTGAGATATTTCAACGAGTACCACAGCATTTAATTGCTTCTTACCTAAATATTAGCTCCGTACATTTAAGTCGTTTAAAAAATTCAGATTAA
- a CDS encoding alpha/beta hydrolase, which translates to MNKLIASIDINNFFKTLAVVFCAFLLFSCASKKISDIPYTKDSKALVASFPELNVYKTRKSKDNPVVIFIHGGYWNEGRKGIYGFLGRNFAKKDVVTVIPNYTLSPNGNYDTMAKEVAAAIKWTHENIEKYNGNPDQIFLMGHSAGGHLIALVGTNPKYLEDRDVVKGIILNDAAGLDMYSYLKKYPPTKNYNYDVTWTDKKENWKDASPIYFVSEKTPPIFMITGTKTFPSIISQNKDFIEKLNKFQPSVKINFQSKKHIPMMSQFFWPWNKNYKEIIEFIDIHK; encoded by the coding sequence ATGAACAAATTAATAGCATCAATTGATATAAATAATTTTTTTAAAACACTAGCAGTTGTTTTTTGTGCCTTTTTATTGTTTAGTTGTGCATCAAAAAAAATAAGTGATATTCCGTATACAAAAGATTCAAAAGCTTTAGTAGCATCTTTTCCTGAATTAAATGTTTATAAAACGAGAAAGTCTAAAGACAACCCTGTTGTTATTTTTATTCATGGTGGTTACTGGAATGAAGGAAGAAAAGGTATTTATGGATTTTTAGGTAGAAATTTTGCTAAAAAAGATGTGGTAACCGTAATTCCTAATTATACTTTAAGTCCTAATGGGAATTATGATACGATGGCAAAGGAAGTTGCAGCAGCTATAAAATGGACGCATGAAAATATTGAAAAGTACAACGGAAATCCCGATCAAATATTTTTAATGGGACATTCTGCAGGTGGGCATTTAATTGCTTTGGTAGGAACGAATCCTAAATATTTAGAAGATAGAGATGTCGTAAAAGGTATAATTCTGAATGATGCAGCAGGATTAGATATGTATTCTTATCTAAAGAAATATCCACCAACTAAAAATTATAATTATGATGTAACTTGGACAGACAAAAAAGAAAATTGGAAAGATGCTTCTCCTATTTATTTTGTATCAGAAAAAACACCACCAATTTTTATGATTACGGGAACTAAAACATTTCCATCAATTATTTCTCAAAATAAAGATTTTATAGAAAAGTTAAATAAGTTCCAACCAAGCGTTAAAATCAATTTCCAATCAAAGAAACACATTCCAATGATGAGTCAATTCTTTTGGCCATGGAATAAAAATTACAAAGAAATTATTGAATTTATAGACATTCATAAATAG
- a CDS encoding helix-turn-helix domain-containing protein, with the protein MAKNPELELALQFIDKTDRNLFITGKAGTGKTTFLHQIKKESLKRMVIVAPTGVAAINAKGVTIHSFFQMPFGPILPDQIANTNQQRKFSKTKIDIIKSLDLVIIDEISMVRADLLDGIDQVMRRYKNRDKVFGGAQILMIGDLQQLAPVVRPNEWSLLQQHYNTVYFFSSKAYQEANVVSIELKHIYRQKNEEFIKILNEIRTNTLSDESAKILNKNYDPSFSPTKEEGYITLTTHNNRANLINNSELNKLKAKSAFFKAEVSGKFNENAFPNSERLELKVGAQVMFIKNDSSPEKRYFNGKIGVITNISSNSVTVQCGSEIEEIVTEKEKWENINYSINEETKEINEDVTGSFSQIPLRLAWAITIHKSQGLTFEKAIIDAEASFAHGQTYVALSRCTSLEGLVLKTPITSSAIINDRTVSVFNESVEENHPDERILNQSEKNFQLNLISELFDYQPFLYPISRLIDIYYKNRTSIKGDVIDHLQTIKDDGVVALMKVSNGFKNQLNAISEDAILPENSSSIQERFTKALDYFVVQTKGNILKPLNSVTFSSDNQAVKKDFSKQFDSLQEKLLEKLFVLQKMSDGFKVQEYLKVRAKAVLQKSEPTKKKKVISKRDPILALKLRELRDGIRVAESIPAFQIFTQETLYAMCDILPRTEKELLNVVGMGKVRVSKYGEEILEVINKYCDENGINKLNEQKKADKKPTKQVTYELFKSGLSIKEIVKERSLTLGTIENHLANYISSGDIDVLELIALKRYKKIRNEIEEAGDVKGLTALKEKVDAGITYMELKMVLMSMES; encoded by the coding sequence ATGGCTAAAAATCCTGAATTAGAACTTGCCCTACAATTTATAGATAAAACAGATAGAAATCTTTTTATCACCGGAAAAGCAGGTACAGGAAAAACTACTTTTTTACATCAAATTAAAAAGGAATCTTTAAAAAGAATGGTTATTGTGGCGCCAACTGGTGTTGCAGCAATTAATGCAAAAGGAGTAACGATTCATTCATTTTTTCAAATGCCTTTTGGACCTATTTTACCTGATCAAATTGCAAATACAAATCAGCAACGTAAATTCTCGAAAACGAAAATTGATATTATAAAATCGTTAGATTTAGTAATTATTGATGAAATTTCTATGGTTCGTGCAGATTTGTTAGACGGAATAGACCAAGTAATGCGACGTTATAAAAATCGTGATAAAGTTTTTGGAGGCGCACAGATTTTAATGATTGGAGATTTACAACAATTAGCGCCAGTTGTAAGACCAAATGAATGGAGTTTACTACAACAACATTACAATACGGTGTACTTTTTTAGTTCGAAAGCCTACCAAGAAGCAAATGTGGTTTCTATAGAATTGAAACATATTTACCGTCAGAAAAATGAAGAATTTATTAAGATTCTAAATGAAATTAGAACAAATACGTTGTCTGATGAATCTGCTAAAATTTTAAATAAAAATTACGATCCCTCTTTTTCTCCAACAAAAGAAGAAGGCTATATAACTTTAACAACACATAATAATAGAGCGAATTTAATCAACAATTCTGAACTGAATAAACTGAAAGCTAAAAGCGCTTTCTTTAAAGCAGAAGTTTCTGGGAAGTTCAATGAAAATGCATTTCCTAATTCAGAAAGACTAGAATTAAAAGTTGGCGCGCAAGTAATGTTTATTAAAAACGATTCTTCGCCAGAAAAAAGATATTTTAACGGAAAAATAGGTGTTATTACCAATATCTCTAGCAATTCTGTAACAGTGCAATGTGGTAGTGAAATTGAAGAAATTGTTACAGAAAAAGAAAAGTGGGAGAATATTAATTATTCTATCAACGAAGAAACCAAAGAGATAAATGAAGACGTAACAGGCTCATTTTCTCAAATACCTTTGCGTTTGGCTTGGGCAATTACCATTCATAAAAGTCAGGGTTTAACATTCGAAAAAGCAATTATAGACGCAGAAGCGTCTTTTGCACACGGGCAAACGTATGTTGCCTTAAGTAGATGTACTTCTTTAGAAGGGTTGGTTTTAAAAACACCAATTACAAGTAGCGCTATTATAAATGATAGAACTGTAAGTGTTTTTAATGAAAGTGTTGAAGAAAATCACCCAGACGAACGTATTTTAAATCAATCTGAAAAAAACTTTCAATTGAATTTGATTTCAGAATTATTCGATTATCAACCCTTTTTATATCCAATATCTCGCTTGATAGATATTTATTACAAAAATAGAACAAGTATAAAAGGAGATGTTATAGATCATTTACAAACCATTAAAGATGATGGAGTAGTGGCTTTAATGAAAGTTTCTAACGGATTTAAAAATCAATTAAATGCGATTTCAGAGGATGCTATTCTTCCCGAAAATAGTTCTTCAATTCAAGAAAGATTTACAAAAGCACTAGATTATTTTGTAGTGCAAACAAAAGGGAATATTCTAAAACCTTTAAATTCGGTTACATTTTCTTCGGATAATCAAGCTGTAAAAAAGGACTTTTCTAAACAATTCGATTCGTTACAAGAAAAGTTATTAGAAAAACTTTTTGTGCTTCAGAAAATGTCAGATGGTTTTAAAGTACAAGAATACTTAAAAGTAAGAGCAAAAGCCGTTTTACAAAAATCTGAACCTACAAAAAAAAAGAAAGTAATTTCTAAACGAGACCCAATTTTAGCCTTAAAATTAAGAGAATTAAGAGACGGAATTAGGGTAGCAGAAAGTATACCTGCTTTTCAAATATTTACACAAGAAACGCTGTATGCAATGTGTGATATTCTTCCAAGAACAGAAAAAGAGTTGTTAAATGTTGTTGGAATGGGGAAAGTTCGTGTTTCTAAATATGGGGAAGAAATTTTAGAAGTCATCAATAAATATTGTGATGAAAACGGAATAAATAAATTAAACGAACAAAAAAAGGCAGATAAAAAACCAACCAAACAAGTAACTTACGAGTTGTTTAAATCTGGTCTTTCTATTAAAGAAATAGTTAAAGAAAGAAGCTTAACTTTGGGAACAATAGAGAATCATTTGGCAAATTATATATCTTCTGGCGATATCGATGTTTTAGAATTGATTGCATTAAAACGCTATAAAAAAATCAGAAACGAGATTGAAGAAGCTGGTGATGTAAAGGGGTTAACAGCACTTAAAGAGAAAGTAGACGCAGGCATTACATACATGGAGTTGAAAATGGTTTTAATGTCTATGGAGAGTTAA